A portion of the Etheostoma cragini isolate CJK2018 chromosome 13, CSU_Ecrag_1.0, whole genome shotgun sequence genome contains these proteins:
- the LOC117955951 gene encoding trichohyalin-like, with translation MSDKWDALSPAPEEAGDATPGVHFIHLEEVMDVSEEQDTNERQELRRRLHEAATRCREKRQNHDRLLEHGLDLEAEINETEAENKYLTGKVKELKQQMDNIRKRRVKEEEEGERALQQELLSEEENWERRNQLTRNMRKMEKENKNLLEKIKDSPAKGHQEQIQLLGTTEQEYKQNLEQVQEVLRGKDEEIEQKSMTLIQFNNTIEESLNSIKKLKQDQQKLRKQLSRTQEKQILAALSCTKVNIISNNHI, from the exons ATGTCAGACAAGTGGGATGCCTTGAGTCCCGCTCCAGAGGAAGCCGGCGATGCGACGCCGGGAGTGCACTTCATACATCTGGAAGAAGTAATGGACGTATCTGAGGAGCAAGATACCAA TGAACGACAAGAGCTGAGGAGAAGACTCCACGAGGCTGCGACCCGCTGCAGAGAGAAGAGGCAGAACCATGACAGGTTGTTGGAGCACGGACTGGACCTGGAGGCCGAGATAAACGAGACGGAGGCTGAGAATAAATACCTCACCGGCAAAGTGAAAGA GTTAAAACAGCAGATGGATAACATAAGAAAAAGGAgggtgaaggaggaggaggagggtgaaaGAGCCCTGCAGCAGGAGCTTCTGTCTGAGGAAGAGAACTGGGAGCGGAGGAATCAATTGACACGTAACATGAGGAAGATG GAAAAGGAGAACAAGAACCTGCTGGAGAAAATTAAGGATTCACCGGCTAAG GGACATCAGGAACAAATACAACTGCTGGGGACAACTGAGCAGGAGTACAAG CAAAACCTGGAGCAGGTTCAGGAAGTCCTGCGTGGAAAAGACGAGGAAATAGAGCAG AAATCCATGACCTTGATTCAATTCAATAACACGATAGAGGAGAGTTTGAACAGCATCAAG AAGCTCAAGCAGGATCAGCAGAAACTCCGAAAGCAGCTGAGCAGGACACAAGAGAAGCAAATATT AGCTGCATTGAGCTGCACCAAGGTGAATATAATTTCCAATAaccatatataa